In Stenotrophomonas sp. ASS1, the following proteins share a genomic window:
- a CDS encoding DEAD/DEAH box helicase, with protein sequence MSQDSQAPLQFAQLGLSEPVMQAVTAIGYETPSPIQAATIPAMLEGRDVLGQAQTGTGKTAAFALPVLSNIDLQQIKPQALILAPTRELAIQVAEAFQSYSSKIPGFRVLPVYGGQPYGQQLSALRRGVHIVVGTPGRVIDHLDRSTLDLSELKTLVLDEADEMLRMGFIDDVEAVLKKLPEQRQVALFSATMPPQIRRIAQTYLQDPVEVTIAAKTTTSANIRQRYWWVSGMHKLDALTRILEVEPFDAMIIFARTKAGTEELASKLQARGLAAAAINGDMQQAQRERTIAMLKEGKLDILVATDVAARGLDVERISHVLNYDIPYDTESYVHRIGRTGRAGRSGEAILFATPREKGMLRQIERATRQPIEEMQLPSVEAVNDTRINKFTSRISETLGAGGLDFYRQLLERFENEQNVPAIEVAAALAKMLQGDTPFLLQPPVRAPREERAPRERFDRGDRPERGDRFDRNERGPRFERGPRRDDAEGGFEQRPRREVPPRGAPEQGMETYRISVGHQHGVKPANIVGAIANEAGLESRFIGRIDIHDDFSLLDLPAQMPPDVLSHLQKVWVSGQQLQMRALAPGEDTNPAPRPFKPRFDRRGPGGPGGPRRGGPGGPGGHGGDRGGDRGGDRDSRPPRRDGFKPRGPRSF encoded by the coding sequence ATGTCCCAAGATTCCCAAGCGCCGCTGCAGTTCGCGCAGCTCGGCCTGTCCGAGCCCGTGATGCAGGCGGTCACCGCCATCGGCTACGAAACCCCGTCGCCGATCCAGGCCGCCACCATCCCGGCGATGCTGGAAGGCCGCGACGTGCTGGGCCAGGCCCAGACCGGCACCGGCAAGACCGCAGCGTTCGCGCTGCCGGTTCTGTCCAACATCGATCTGCAGCAGATCAAGCCGCAGGCCCTGATCCTGGCGCCGACCCGCGAACTGGCCATCCAGGTTGCCGAGGCGTTCCAGTCCTATTCGTCGAAGATCCCGGGCTTCCGCGTGCTGCCGGTGTACGGCGGCCAGCCGTACGGCCAGCAGCTGTCGGCCCTGCGCCGCGGCGTGCACATCGTGGTCGGTACCCCCGGCCGCGTGATCGACCACCTGGACCGCAGCACTCTGGACCTGTCCGAGCTGAAGACGCTGGTGCTGGACGAAGCCGATGAAATGCTGCGCATGGGCTTCATCGACGACGTCGAAGCCGTGCTGAAGAAGCTGCCGGAGCAGCGCCAGGTGGCCCTGTTTTCGGCCACCATGCCGCCGCAGATCCGCCGCATCGCGCAGACCTACCTGCAGGACCCGGTGGAAGTGACCATCGCGGCCAAGACCACCACCTCGGCCAACATCCGCCAGCGTTACTGGTGGGTGAGCGGCATGCACAAGCTGGACGCGCTGACCCGCATCCTGGAAGTCGAGCCGTTCGACGCGATGATCATCTTCGCGCGCACCAAGGCCGGCACCGAAGAACTGGCCAGCAAGCTGCAGGCCCGTGGCCTGGCCGCTGCCGCCATCAACGGTGACATGCAGCAGGCCCAGCGTGAGCGCACCATCGCCATGCTGAAGGAAGGCAAGCTGGACATCCTGGTCGCCACCGACGTGGCTGCCCGCGGCCTGGACGTGGAGCGCATCAGCCACGTGCTGAACTACGACATCCCGTACGACACCGAAAGCTACGTGCACCGCATCGGCCGTACCGGTCGTGCCGGCCGCAGCGGCGAGGCGATCCTGTTCGCCACCCCGCGCGAGAAGGGCATGCTGCGCCAGATCGAGCGCGCCACCCGCCAGCCGATCGAAGAGATGCAGCTGCCGAGTGTGGAAGCGGTCAACGACACCCGCATCAACAAGTTCACCTCGCGCATCAGCGAAACCCTCGGCGCCGGTGGCCTGGACTTCTACCGCCAGCTGCTGGAGCGTTTCGAGAACGAGCAGAACGTGCCGGCCATCGAAGTGGCTGCCGCGCTGGCCAAGATGCTGCAGGGTGACACCCCGTTCCTGCTGCAGCCGCCGGTGCGTGCCCCGCGTGAAGAGCGCGCACCGCGCGAACGCTTCGACCGTGGTGACCGTCCGGAACGTGGCGATCGCTTCGACCGCAACGAGCGTGGTCCGCGCTTCGAGCGTGGCCCGCGCCGCGACGACGCCGAAGGTGGCTTCGAGCAGCGTCCGCGCCGTGAGGTTCCGCCGCGTGGTGCGCCGGAGCAGGGCATGGAGACCTACCGCATTTCGGTCGGCCACCAGCACGGCGTGAAGCCGGCCAACATCGTTGGCGCCATTGCCAACGAAGCCGGTCTGGAAAGCCGCTTCATCGGCCGCATCGACATCCACGACGACTTCTCGCTGCTGGACCTGCCGGCACAGATGCCGCCGGACGTGCTGTCGCACCTGCAGAAGGTGTGGGTGTCCGGCCAGCAGCTGCAGATGCGTGCGCTGGCTCCGGGTGAAGACACCAACCCGGCCCCGCGTCCGTTCAAGCCGCGCTTCGACAGGCGTGGTCCGGGCGGCCCGGGTGGCCCGCGTCGCGGTGGCCCGGGCGGTCCGGGTGGCCACGGTGGCGACCGCGGCGGTGACCGCGGCGGTGACCGCGACAGCCGCCCGCCGCGTCGTGACGGCTTCAAGCCGCGCGGCCCGCGCAGCTTCTAA